A genomic stretch from Erysipelothrix sp. HDW6C includes:
- a CDS encoding PTS fructose transporter subunit IIC, whose amino-acid sequence MLPVVIATGIAYSIADKPGIAPGFLIGLVSIDIGAGFIGGFIGGYIAGYTAKLLRDKLRVPKWAEGLKPMLIIPFISSIIVGIVMYYILGTPIRLGTEALNNFLLGLDTSQKVLFGAIIGILSSIDYGGPINKVVFAFLLSLQSEGINEPMAVLMLASMVTPFGMTIAYFFQKPFRKNIYTQDEVETLKTAFPMGVTMITEGCFPIIFNDLWRCIVATGIGGAIGGALNMLWGGASSVPHGGLFAMVAMVNPWQWFAALMIGSLATAVVLFILKKPVDKDAVSIMSIEDEKDINMDDLKFS is encoded by the coding sequence ATGTTACCTGTTGTCATCGCAACAGGAATTGCATACTCAATTGCCGATAAGCCTGGTATTGCTCCAGGATTCCTCATTGGACTTGTATCTATTGATATTGGTGCAGGGTTCATTGGTGGATTTATTGGGGGTTATATTGCAGGTTATACTGCCAAACTATTACGAGATAAGTTACGCGTTCCAAAATGGGCTGAAGGTCTCAAACCAATGCTCATCATTCCGTTTATTTCATCAATAATCGTCGGGATCGTGATGTACTACATTCTCGGAACACCAATTCGTCTGGGAACTGAAGCGTTGAATAATTTCTTATTGGGTCTTGATACGAGTCAGAAAGTACTCTTTGGAGCAATTATTGGAATACTTTCAAGTATTGACTATGGTGGACCTATCAACAAGGTGGTATTTGCCTTCTTGCTATCCCTTCAATCTGAAGGTATTAATGAACCGATGGCAGTATTGATGTTGGCATCAATGGTAACACCATTTGGAATGACAATAGCATATTTCTTCCAAAAACCATTCCGAAAGAATATCTATACACAGGATGAAGTTGAAACTCTGAAAACAGCCTTCCCAATGGGAGTAACTATGATTACAGAAGGATGCTTCCCAATAATTTTTAATGATCTATGGCGTTGTATTGTTGCAACTGGAATTGGTGGAGCAATTGGAGGTGCCTTAAACATGCTTTGGGGTGGTGCATCTAGTGTTCCTCATGGTGGTCTCTTTGCGATGGTTGCAATGGTGAATCCATGGCAATGGTTTGCAGCACTGATGATTGGTTCACTGGCAACTGCTGTGGTTCTATTTATTCTTAAGAAACCAGTCGATAAAGATGCCGTAAGCATCATGAGCATTGAAGATGAAAAAGATATTAATATGGACGATCTAAAATTTAGCTAG
- a CDS encoding sugar kinase — protein sequence MGTIVTIGETLVEMVATEMGQKFDESGVFAGPFPSGAPAIFADQASRCGSDVNFISAVGDDGFGRINLNRLNDAGVNTEFMRVDQENVTGSAFVTYTDDGNRDFIFNIVKSASGYISERDVHDRVFDDCSYFHIMGSSVYNHSIQAAVEACLEIIVRRDIKISFDPNIRKEILDNPTKLDFLKKILSYADIIQASVEELSYLLGSTGESELIRDIFANHKASIIVVKRGSVGSTVYTRDNQIDVAPYKVEEVDPTGAGDCFAGTLISCINQGMSIDMAADYASAAGAIAVTKQGPMEGNTDLNGIVAFIQDDKRKL from the coding sequence ATGGGAACAATAGTAACAATTGGTGAGACACTTGTCGAAATGGTTGCAACTGAGATGGGTCAAAAATTTGATGAGAGTGGAGTGTTTGCAGGTCCTTTTCCAAGTGGAGCTCCAGCAATTTTCGCAGATCAAGCATCCCGATGTGGGTCAGATGTCAATTTCATCTCGGCAGTAGGGGATGATGGATTTGGTCGAATTAACCTCAATAGACTCAATGATGCAGGCGTTAATACAGAGTTTATGAGAGTTGATCAGGAGAACGTTACCGGGAGTGCCTTTGTTACCTACACAGACGATGGTAACCGTGATTTTATCTTTAACATTGTGAAGTCTGCTTCAGGGTATATTAGTGAACGAGACGTTCATGATCGAGTGTTCGATGATTGTAGTTACTTTCATATAATGGGTTCATCTGTTTATAATCATTCAATTCAAGCAGCAGTAGAAGCATGCTTGGAAATTATCGTAAGACGAGACATTAAAATATCCTTCGACCCGAACATACGTAAAGAAATTCTCGATAATCCGACAAAATTGGATTTCTTAAAAAAAATACTTTCCTATGCCGATATCATTCAAGCAAGTGTTGAAGAACTTAGTTATTTGCTTGGGTCTACAGGCGAGAGTGAACTGATTCGTGATATATTTGCAAATCATAAAGCATCAATAATTGTTGTTAAACGAGGCTCAGTTGGTTCTACAGTCTATACTCGTGATAACCAAATTGATGTTGCACCTTACAAGGTTGAAGAAGTTGACCCTACAGGTGCGGGTGATTGCTTTGCAGGTACACTCATCAGTTGTATCAATCAAGGCATGAGCATAGATATGGCTGCAGATTACGCATCCGCCGCTGGTGCTATTGCTGTAACCAAGCAAGGTCCGATGGAAGGAAATACAGACTTAAACGGTATTGTTGCATTTATTCAGGATGACAAGCGAAAACTATAA
- a CDS encoding PTS fructose transporter subunit IIB, translating to MIIVGVAACTAGIAHTYIAREKLVNAAEKAGHTIHVETQGTIGLQDEIPTAMIADADVVVIAADVKVSGKDRFAGKKIIEIPTELVIKSPNKFIQKLEEIVGEEPK from the coding sequence ATGATTATTGTTGGAGTCGCTGCATGTACAGCGGGAATTGCACATACATATATTGCCCGGGAAAAACTGGTCAATGCTGCAGAAAAAGCGGGTCATACTATTCATGTTGAGACCCAAGGAACGATTGGATTGCAAGATGAAATCCCAACTGCGATGATTGCAGATGCGGATGTTGTTGTCATTGCAGCAGATGTAAAAGTATCTGGAAAAGATCGTTTTGCAGGAAAAAAAATTATTGAAATACCAACTGAGTTGGTGATTAAATCACCCAATAAGTTTATTCAGAAGTTAGAAGAAATAGTAGGAGAGGAGCCTAAGTAA
- a CDS encoding DeoR/GlpR family DNA-binding transcription regulator, whose product MFASERRKQIIQLLNKNNAISVNEVAQELDVSKPTIRTDFDFIVETHQNIERTHGGLVLLSSDLRYTKYDDRRSINMLQKQAIADEAFKLIENKTTLLLDSSSTCYELAQRLVESDLQVTVITNGLNTGMLLKENPNLTVILIGGLLKPRSNTTQDEFDSGVFNYFNIDIYFFSASSVSFSSGFTDYNIYEIKSKREYITRSRKTVALIDSSKINDPSNSSFAKLEDVALMITDSNISDEDLKSFKSRIAIQTAQ is encoded by the coding sequence ATGTTCGCATCTGAACGAAGAAAACAAATTATCCAACTCCTCAACAAAAATAACGCAATTTCTGTTAACGAAGTTGCGCAGGAGTTAGATGTATCAAAACCTACAATACGAACTGACTTTGATTTCATTGTGGAAACGCATCAAAATATTGAAAGAACACACGGAGGTCTTGTTTTATTAAGTAGTGATTTGCGCTATACGAAGTATGATGACCGTCGATCAATAAACATGTTACAGAAACAAGCCATAGCTGACGAGGCATTCAAGCTCATTGAGAATAAGACAACATTACTTCTCGACTCCAGTTCAACGTGTTATGAACTAGCACAGAGGCTTGTTGAGTCCGACCTCCAAGTTACCGTCATAACAAATGGTTTAAATACAGGTATGCTCCTTAAGGAGAACCCTAATTTAACAGTAATACTCATTGGTGGGCTTTTAAAACCGCGATCTAATACTACTCAAGATGAGTTTGATAGTGGGGTTTTCAATTACTTTAACATTGATATCTATTTCTTCTCCGCATCGAGTGTTTCATTTAGTTCCGGTTTTACCGACTACAACATCTATGAAATTAAATCAAAACGTGAGTATATTACGCGATCACGCAAAACTGTCGCTCTAATTGATTCCAGCAAGATTAACGATCCGTCGAATTCAAGTTTTGCAAAACTTGAAGATGTTGCTTTAATGATTACTGACAGCAACATATCTGATGAAGATTTAAAATCGTTTAAAAGTCGAATTGCAATACAAACTGCTCAGTAG
- a CDS encoding ketose-bisphosphate aldolase encodes MLITGKEMLDIAMKNKFAVAAFNAGSGQLLPAVIEAAEETGAPFMMAIHPDELSFLGDSYIAQVHAAIQATKIPVVLHLDHGASYEQVIHAIQLGFTSVMFDGSHLSFEENIRITQKVVEAAHAVGVSVEAELGTIGDTGNSIEGGATEIIFTDPENAKEFVERTGVDSLAIAIGTSHGIYPKNYEPHLRFDILEEITKRVDIPLVLHGGSSNPDDEIAKSVAMGIAKINISSDIKIVFADKLREILNNSKNEIREPNVMFPECMEETKKVAIQKINLFKSNNKASLYK; translated from the coding sequence ATGTTGATTACAGGTAAGGAAATGTTAGATATTGCAATGAAGAATAAATTTGCAGTTGCTGCATTTAATGCCGGGAGTGGGCAATTACTTCCAGCAGTTATTGAGGCAGCAGAGGAAACGGGAGCACCATTTATGATGGCCATTCATCCTGATGAGCTCAGTTTCTTAGGAGATAGTTACATTGCGCAAGTTCATGCTGCAATTCAAGCAACTAAAATTCCTGTGGTTCTTCATTTGGATCATGGTGCGAGTTATGAACAAGTAATTCATGCGATCCAACTAGGTTTTACATCGGTAATGTTTGACGGTTCACACCTGTCGTTTGAAGAGAACATCCGAATCACTCAAAAAGTGGTTGAAGCAGCACATGCGGTCGGTGTTTCTGTTGAAGCTGAACTGGGAACAATTGGAGATACAGGGAATTCAATTGAAGGCGGTGCCACTGAGATTATCTTTACAGATCCTGAAAATGCTAAGGAATTTGTAGAACGCACAGGCGTTGATTCACTTGCAATCGCAATCGGAACATCCCATGGAATTTATCCAAAGAATTACGAACCACATCTGCGTTTTGATATTTTAGAAGAGATTACGAAACGTGTTGATATCCCACTCGTTTTACATGGAGGATCAAGCAATCCCGATGATGAAATTGCGAAATCGGTAGCAATGGGAATTGCTAAGATTAATATATCCAGCGATATTAAAATTGTTTTTGCAGATAAATTGCGTGAAATTCTAAACAACAGCAAAAACGAAATTCGTGAGCCAAACGTAATGTTCCCTGAATGCATGGAAGAAACAAAAAAAGTAGCAATTCAAAAGATTAACTTATTCAAATCGAATAATAAAGCATCACTGTATAAATAG
- a CDS encoding PTS sugar transporter subunit IIA: MTISLNDILDKRVIDVAIDARNKVEAIDYLSKLLFDAGYITDIDSYKEDIYLRESQGQTGIGNYIAIPHGQSESVVKNGIAIGKLKHEIDWETLDGNGVKVVCLFSVSNNPESGRDHLMMLAQLAGKLGNDDNVALLLEAETKDDIISVFT; this comes from the coding sequence ATGACAATTTCTTTGAATGACATCCTTGATAAACGTGTTATTGACGTAGCGATTGATGCCAGAAATAAAGTGGAAGCAATCGATTATTTATCAAAATTATTATTTGATGCGGGTTATATCACAGATATTGATTCGTACAAAGAGGATATTTATTTACGAGAGTCACAAGGGCAAACAGGAATTGGCAACTACATTGCAATTCCTCATGGGCAAAGTGAGTCTGTGGTGAAGAATGGTATCGCAATTGGAAAATTGAAACATGAAATTGATTGGGAAACACTTGATGGCAATGGCGTCAAAGTAGTGTGTTTGTTCTCAGTAAGTAACAATCCTGAAAGCGGCCGTGATCATTTGATGATGCTCGCGCAACTTGCAGGAAAACTTGGAAATGATGATAATGTCGCACTACTTTTAGAGGCAGAAACAAAGGATGACATTATCTCTGTATTTACATAA
- a CDS encoding ABC transporter permease, translating to MSFIEKVRGNRTFKTYSGTTMALVALIILFSFLSGHFFQADNLMNILLQVSIITILAIGMTFVLMIGEIDLSVASTLALSGVVMGMLINNGMNLVLALIITIVLLGVAVGFFNGYISAKFKLPTFIVTVASMQIIRGIGFALTDAKPIQIKNEALLAIGNQRFLGIIPYPILIMIAIAIIAHIILSKTKYGRQLKMMGGNREAAKYSGIKINKLQISVFVVSAMTAAVSGILMASRLYSAQPNVAQSYELDAIASAVLGGTSLNGGQGTILGTLIGALIIGVVNNGMNLIGLEYFYQQIVKGAIIVIAVLIDVRSKGNK from the coding sequence ATGAGTTTTATTGAAAAGGTAAGAGGAAATCGTACATTTAAGACATATAGTGGAACTACCATGGCACTGGTAGCGCTCATTATACTATTCTCCTTTTTGAGTGGACACTTCTTCCAAGCCGATAATTTAATGAATATTTTACTGCAAGTTTCTATTATTACAATTCTAGCCATTGGGATGACCTTTGTGTTAATGATTGGTGAGATTGACTTGTCTGTTGCTTCAACACTTGCGTTGTCTGGTGTTGTCATGGGGATGCTCATCAATAATGGCATGAATCTTGTCTTAGCGTTAATCATAACAATTGTATTGTTAGGTGTGGCTGTTGGTTTCTTTAATGGATATATCAGTGCAAAGTTTAAATTGCCAACATTCATTGTCACTGTTGCCTCGATGCAAATCATTCGTGGAATTGGGTTTGCTCTCACAGATGCCAAGCCAATTCAAATTAAAAATGAAGCATTGCTGGCGATTGGGAATCAAAGATTTCTTGGTATAATTCCATATCCAATCCTAATAATGATCGCAATCGCAATTATTGCTCACATTATTCTTTCAAAGACAAAATATGGTCGCCAATTGAAGATGATGGGTGGTAATCGTGAAGCCGCCAAATATTCAGGAATTAAAATCAACAAGTTACAAATTTCGGTATTTGTTGTTTCAGCAATGACTGCGGCTGTAAGTGGAATTCTAATGGCATCACGTTTGTACTCCGCGCAACCAAATGTTGCTCAATCCTATGAGTTGGATGCAATCGCTTCAGCTGTTCTGGGGGGGACAAGTCTTAACGGTGGACAAGGAACAATTCTTGGAACACTGATTGGTGCCTTGATTATTGGTGTTGTTAATAACGGTATGAACCTTATCGGTTTGGAATACTTTTATCAACAAATTGTTAAAGGTGCAATCATCGTTATTGCAGTATTAATTGATGTTCGTAGTAAAGGAAATAAATAA